A genome region from Apus apus isolate bApuApu2 chromosome 2, bApuApu2.pri.cur, whole genome shotgun sequence includes the following:
- the RIDA gene encoding 2-iminobutanoate/2-iminopropanoate deaminase encodes MASLVKKIINTAKAPAALGPYSQAVLVDRTMYIAGQIGIEPSTGQLVSGGAKEEAKQALKNMGEILKAAGCDYGNVVKTTVLMADMKDFNDINDIYKQFFKTNFPARAAYQVAALPKGARVEIEAIAVQGPLQDASA; translated from the exons ATGGCTTCGCTCGTGAAGAAAATAATCAACACTGCTAAGgcccctgctgctctgggtccCTACAG CCAAGCAGTGCTGGTGGACCGGACAATGTACATTGCAGGACAGATAGGTATAGAACCTTCCACTGGACAGCTCGTCTCTGGAGGGGCAAAGGAAGAAGCTAAGCAG GCTCTAAAAAATATGGGAGAAATCCTGAAAGCTGCAGGCTGTGACTATGGCAATG TTGTGAAGACTACAGTTTTGATGGCAGACATGAAGGACTTCAATGATATTAACGATATTTACAAACAAT ttttcaaGACAAACttcccagccagagcagcctATCAGGTTGCTGCTTTGCCAAAA GGTGCCCGGGTTGAGATTGAAGCTATTGCAGTTCAAGGACCCCTCCAAGATGCTTCAGCCTGA